The following proteins are co-located in the Shouchella hunanensis genome:
- a CDS encoding ABC transporter substrate-binding protein yields the protein MKKSITITLSMAAITALVGCGQSGSDTGEAPTDLVISTWGFAEDFFNEEVYAPFEEEHNVNIVVDIGNNAERLNRIRQGTATIDVIYLSDYYAQQGIDEGLFANIDRSRIPAIDDLYELAQAPLGDEYGPAYTVGQFGIAYNPDEVESPITSWSDLWDEGLSNNITIPNITATTGPMFLDAASIVAGEDTFNEDAAFDQLTTLKANVVKEYDRTSDFVNMFSQGEIVAGPFMEMYLKDLLAAVPGTEFVTPSEGAYAVLNTVNVVEGSDNKELAEEFINWHLSKEVQEASAKAKIDSPVNKLVDLSPDEAEGITYGEDTINELKLLDMEFVNEQSAQWIDRWNREIAN from the coding sequence ATGAAAAAAAGTATCACGATCACTTTAAGTATGGCGGCTATCACAGCTTTAGTAGGGTGTGGCCAATCAGGATCCGACACAGGCGAGGCACCAACAGATTTAGTCATATCGACATGGGGCTTTGCGGAAGATTTCTTTAATGAAGAAGTGTATGCACCATTTGAAGAAGAGCACAATGTAAACATTGTTGTTGATATCGGGAACAATGCAGAGCGATTAAACCGGATCCGACAAGGCACAGCTACGATTGATGTGATTTATCTTTCTGATTATTATGCCCAACAAGGTATTGATGAAGGTCTTTTTGCCAACATTGATCGTAGTCGAATTCCTGCAATTGATGACCTTTATGAACTAGCTCAAGCACCGCTCGGCGATGAGTATGGCCCAGCATATACCGTTGGTCAATTTGGCATTGCCTATAACCCTGATGAAGTTGAATCGCCGATCACTAGTTGGTCTGATTTATGGGACGAAGGATTGAGTAACAATATAACAATACCAAATATTACAGCTACTACTGGACCGATGTTTTTAGATGCAGCATCCATCGTTGCTGGTGAAGACACGTTTAATGAAGATGCCGCTTTTGACCAGTTAACTACACTCAAAGCTAATGTCGTAAAAGAATATGACCGAACATCCGACTTCGTGAATATGTTTTCACAAGGCGAAATTGTAGCAGGTCCTTTTATGGAAATGTATTTAAAAGATTTACTTGCTGCGGTACCAGGAACAGAGTTTGTTACACCGTCTGAAGGCGCTTATGCGGTATTGAACACGGTAAATGTTGTTGAAGGCAGTGACAATAAAGAGCTAGCTGAAGAATTTATTAATTGGCATTTAAGCAAAGAAGTTCAAGAGGCTTCAGCAAAAGCAAAAATTGATTCACCTGTTAATAAACTCGTTGATCTCTCTCCGGACGAAGCAGAAGGTATTACGTATGGTGAAGACACCATTAATGAATTAAAACTACTTGATATGGAATTTGTCAATGAACAATCGGCACAGTGGATTGATCGTTGGAATAGGGAAATTGCGAATTAA